TTATGATGTTGCTGCAGATGAATTTATCCTTATCATGCAGCAACTAGAATTGATATCACTCAGAAATAGATATGTATAAAACTTCTAGAAGCATCTTCATAAGATTCCCTATAGAAGAGATGAGAATCCACCAGAAGCCTAAGAAGAAGATTGATCTCCACGAACGGGACCTAAAGGACCACGAGAGAAGTAACCTTTGATCACAAACCCCAGTTATGAACTACTTTCAAGTTCACATGGACGGAGCTACTCCTGAAACTTAAGTTGCCATAATGAATGCCTGAATCAAGTTTTCAGCAGCACGCTTTTGGTCAGAGGTGCCTGATATTATAGCCACACGATCCCCTCGCGAAGATTTGGAATCTGGAATATCAATCGCCGCTCCAGATATCTGGAAAAGAATAAAGCATCCAGATGAGGTAGGTAGGCCAATGTGTGAATATGAAGGGCACATTGAGCAATGCATGAGCTCCAAGCATTTTTGTGGTAGAGATTTTAAAGCCAAAATTGCAAACATCCGAAAAAATGGAAATTCATAGAAAGACAAGAAATAACAAGGTCAACAAGCATAACACAAAATTGTAAGTACACACAGTTAGCAATTACTAATAAAGAAGTCCATTCTAAGTGCCAGGTTAGCCAAGCTGCTGGACTAAGATCACTAGGACAAGAATACAACTTTTGATATATTTACTTGATCAAGCAACAAAACTGAAACACATGTCAACACAATGACAAGTAAGAAGAATGTGGGGCCAGAATTTGACAAAATGTgactattttcaatttcatgcaTAACGAGGCCAACAATTTACCTTGCGGATATTGTCAATATTTGTGCCACCTTTTCCTATTACTTTACCCATTGCATGTGCAGGGATGACCATTTCCAGAACAGATGGCGGAGGCAACCTGATTTAAGGCAAGATTTCAATCATATAAGGATATAAAgaaccccaaaaaaaaaactaaattcaGGACATGAGTTGGCTAACCCTGCAAACAGTGATGTTGAATGTGAAGACAAGGATCCATAGCCATTGTCCCCCatctattaaaataaaacacaaaattaTAATTAGGTGATGCATATTAAAGGCCTTGGACCAAGAAATTCATGGTAACAGCGaaatattaataacaaaattttGACATGCATATATTTCTTAATTATCCGTAATTGCCATAAGATTTCAGGACAGGACAGAAGTATGATAGCTCACTACTGAAATAGAGGGGCCTTCACAGCGTAGAAGGTGGAAAGTCCATAGTATGACTCTTTCATTAATCCCGATAAATTTCCACTCATGAAATAGCAAtaattggcaaaaaaaaaaatatgatcttCCCAAAAGGAGAAGGTTCATAAAAATTCTTCCCctcatttctttattttaggGTTTCTTTGTTACAGTAGTTACCATGAAGATATCAACAATCTTTCAATTGAACTCTTGTACCAACTCAGTAATAAATCAATcaacaatttaaattttaatatataagaTTCCACAGTGTAAAGCAAGCCACTGCAATCACTAATGAAGGACATTACTGATATCGAGGCCCATATAAATGTAGACGGAATGGTGCTAAAATCAGAGAAGATGAGATAATTATAGCAGCTGAAGTCGAGTATGTCGACATACTAAGTGCAAATTTCAGTAATCTGAATGTTGTTGTAACTTACTTTATGCTTCTATGTTTTCATCTTTATatgtaataaatttaataaaaaaaattagaagcaTACTGGTAAGGACCCATATCCATATCCACTGGAGGAAAGCAATCCCAAACCACTGCCTGTATCAGCCCTTTGGTCATAACTTAATGCAGCACCAGAGTGTCCACTGCGGAAAACTGATGACACTGGAAGAGATGCACCACCAGCATATAATGCCTCGACACCAGTAGAATCATTGTGGATGTCTTCCCTATCTTTTAATACATCATCTCGAAGCCTCAAAACAATCTGAATAAGTGCATCTCTCAGATTACTAACTTGTCCATAGACCTGCATAAGTAACATCATTAGGACATGAATAAGATCACCAACAACGGATACTGTCAGACTgcaaaaaaatataacaattaatTGCACCTCAACAAGTTCATCGTTTCCATCAGCAAATTTAGGCTTCTCGCCTTTAGAAATTCGTATATCTGCTTTAGTTCTTTTCCGAATTTCATTGATGATAGAACCGCTTTTTCCAATGATACAGCCAATAACCTTTGAAGGAACAAGGAGCCGCATAGTTACAGTATCATCATCTTCACTATTTATCTTTCCTTGTAACAATAAAACAGCTTCAACTGCCATGGATTTCAAATCTTCTGATGACTATTCAAAATAAACAACAAGGAAGGTAAGTAAAGTAAGACAAAAGTCAAAAAATGCATAAGCAAATAGAAAGAAAATGTAAAAGCATTGTATTCACATATTTTTTTTGGCGGAACTACCTCATAGGAGATCACAGTGATGACACACTCACTATTGTTGGTCTTGGGGTCCTCAACTTCAATACGAGCACCACTCTCTTGCCTTATACCTTTAATGGAACTTCCACCCTTCCCAATAACACGGCCAATCTTGTTAGAAGGGCACAGCACTTTTATGGTTAATTCCTCAGAACGTGACGCACCACCATAACCAGACACCACTGGAAGAGCAGATGAATATACTGGCCATGTTCCCCCGACATCAGCATAGCCTGGGATATCGGGTGCATGTGAATGACCTAAGATAGAAGGCACTGGTCTAGCAGGGTTAATGGGTTCTACATTTGGATAAAGTCCGGGAGCAGGATACATTGGAACATCTGATGGAATAATTATGCTTGGCGGTGCTTCGGGGACAGAAGTGTCAAGAGGAATGTTTTCCTTTGCTGTAAACTTGTACATAATCGCAGAAATGGCAAAAAGTGCTTTCTTGACCGCCTCTGACTCACCAGATATCTAACAATGAATGAGACATACATTATTAGGTAAACTAACAGCCTGCAGTTATGTGGAATACAATAAACTAATCTTCCAAGTCCAACCAATCAAGTAacaaatgaaataataaaaatgctTTTAAGATAGGATATTGGATAAGTTATTCACTATTTAAGCTCGTTGATTTCATTTCAAGAGTCAACTAACCATAACAAAATTGTCAAACTCTAGCGCACAAGAATGAGATGGATCACCAGCATCCTTAGCAGTAACCTTGATGCTTGTCCTAGTCTTGTTCCTCAATTTCTTAATGGTTGCACCAGATTTCCCGATAATATTAGCAGACTGGCTAGATGGAACAAGAAGCTGACATTCTTCCCTCTCTCTGTCTTTCCTCTTTCTGTCCGATTCTCCAAGTACAGCTAGTGCATTTGCAATCGCGGCATGCACCTTGAGTAGGGCGTCTTGTGCGGGACAAAGAGGTTGATTATC
The genomic region above belongs to Salvia miltiorrhiza cultivar Shanhuang (shh) chromosome 5, IMPLAD_Smil_shh, whole genome shotgun sequence and contains:
- the LOC130985183 gene encoding KH domain-containing protein At4g18375-like, which encodes MGESGKRPRSYRDDADSKNQRRRTDRERERDEKGNDEVVVYRILCPDSVIGSVIGKNGKVINSIRQDSRAKVKVVDPFPGAKDRVIIIYCYVREKEEVEVDDEFNDNQPLCPAQDALLKVHAAIANALAVLGESDRKRKDREREECQLLVPSSQSANIIGKSGATIKKLRNKTRTSIKVTAKDAGDPSHSCALEFDNFVMISGESEAVKKALFAISAIMYKFTAKENIPLDTSVPEAPPSIIIPSDVPMYPAPGLYPNVEPINPARPVPSILGHSHAPDIPGYADVGGTWPVYSSALPVVSGYGGASRSEELTIKVLCPSNKIGRVIGKGGSSIKGIRQESGARIEVEDPKTNNSECVITVISYESSEDLKSMAVEAVLLLQGKINSEDDDTVTMRLLVPSKVIGCIIGKSGSIINEIRKRTKADIRISKGEKPKFADGNDELVEVYGQVSNLRDALIQIVLRLRDDVLKDREDIHNDSTGVEALYAGGASLPVSSVFRSGHSGAALSYDQRADTGSGLGLLSSSGYGYGSLPMGDNGYGSLSSHSTSLFAGLPPPSVLEMVIPAHAMGKVIGKGGTNIDNIRKISGAAIDIPDSKSSRGDRVAIISGTSDQKRAAENLIQAFIMAT